A window of Pirellula sp. SH-Sr6A contains these coding sequences:
- a CDS encoding alpha-ketoglutarate-dependent dioxygenase AlkB family protein codes for MQTIELADGGVLFYEDLFLDASEADRYFEILRDRCQWEQKPGVFGYMQPRLISSYGDSGLSYRYSGRDYAALPWFPELVELKQKVESVLGTYNYCLLNRYRNGSDSMGWHADDEPEMGNTIGSLSLGATRKFRIRHNQSRETRTFLVGNGTLIIMTGSMQQYWQHEVPKTKQPVGERINLTFRQVIPLSGRR; via the coding sequence ATGCAAACAATCGAGCTGGCCGATGGTGGGGTGCTTTTCTACGAGGATCTATTCCTGGATGCCTCCGAAGCTGATCGATATTTCGAGATTCTCAGGGATCGCTGCCAATGGGAGCAAAAGCCGGGTGTGTTCGGGTATATGCAGCCCCGCTTGATTTCGTCCTATGGCGATTCGGGTCTCTCATATCGGTACTCGGGGAGAGATTATGCCGCACTTCCATGGTTTCCCGAGCTCGTGGAGCTAAAGCAAAAGGTCGAGTCGGTGCTCGGTACTTACAATTACTGTCTGCTCAATCGCTATCGGAACGGCAGCGATAGCATGGGTTGGCACGCGGATGATGAGCCCGAGATGGGCAACACGATTGGATCTCTATCCCTCGGCGCGACCCGGAAGTTTAGGATTCGTCACAATCAATCGCGAGAGACTCGCACGTTTCTCGTTGGAAATGGGACGTTGATCATTATGACTGGCTCGATGCAACAATATTGGCAACACGAGGTTCCCAAAACGAAACAGCCGGTCGGGGAACGCATCAACCTGACTTTTCGACAAGTCATTCCGCTATCCGGGCGGAGGTAA
- a CDS encoding Gfo/Idh/MocA family protein: MKSQSNRRSFIARSGAVAASAGVIAASAKSYGRVLGANDRLGVGVIGAGVIGRAHFGVINNLKEKNNLLPVAVSDCWKTRADQGKEMIGAESSYSNYKELLDRKEVDYVVVATPEHWHWTMTIDAMDAGKAVYCEKPLTHTIPEALAVLKKQKETKRPLQVGVQAMSDDSYITARDAIRKGVIGKVIQAQIEYVRRYDSKKGPWRVPDEVEKYQSKPADLDWKAWLGSAPQIDWNPNHYFEWRCYSAYSGGICTDLFIHRITRIMKACDLLYPRRVVGMGGIWQWPDGRDLPDNIEMICEYPRGMTVYVLGTMSNRVGIDHLIRGYRGTLKFTKEGWVAEDKDGKILAEHKKTGGEDQNLHHTNLHNHIRNGETLNCPPELGLAGVVAVNMANESWRSSKVMGWDSKNQKMVPADTLSLSHEPEEVTELPS; the protein is encoded by the coding sequence ATGAAATCGCAATCCAACCGTCGTTCCTTCATCGCCCGTTCCGGGGCTGTGGCCGCATCGGCAGGGGTTATTGCAGCATCTGCAAAAAGCTATGGTCGTGTTTTGGGGGCCAATGATCGCTTGGGAGTCGGCGTCATCGGGGCAGGGGTCATCGGTCGCGCACACTTTGGCGTCATCAACAACTTGAAAGAGAAAAACAATCTGCTCCCCGTCGCTGTTTCGGACTGTTGGAAGACTCGAGCCGACCAAGGAAAAGAGATGATCGGCGCGGAGTCCTCCTACTCCAACTACAAAGAGTTGTTGGATAGGAAAGAGGTCGACTATGTCGTGGTTGCAACCCCGGAGCACTGGCACTGGACCATGACGATCGACGCTATGGATGCAGGGAAAGCGGTTTATTGCGAAAAGCCACTGACCCACACCATTCCAGAGGCCCTCGCGGTTCTCAAAAAGCAAAAAGAGACCAAGCGACCTTTGCAAGTGGGCGTGCAAGCCATGTCCGATGACAGCTATATCACCGCACGCGATGCGATCCGAAAGGGAGTGATCGGAAAAGTCATTCAAGCCCAGATCGAATATGTCCGTCGATACGATTCGAAAAAGGGGCCATGGCGTGTTCCCGATGAGGTAGAGAAGTACCAGAGCAAGCCCGCTGATCTGGACTGGAAGGCTTGGCTCGGTTCGGCTCCCCAGATCGATTGGAATCCAAATCACTACTTCGAGTGGAGGTGTTACTCTGCCTATTCAGGCGGTATTTGCACTGACTTGTTCATCCACCGTATCACGCGCATCATGAAGGCCTGCGACCTCCTCTACCCTCGACGCGTTGTTGGGATGGGAGGGATTTGGCAATGGCCAGATGGACGCGACCTTCCCGATAACATCGAAATGATCTGCGAGTATCCTCGCGGAATGACGGTTTATGTACTGGGTACGATGAGCAATCGAGTCGGAATCGATCACTTGATCCGAGGTTACCGCGGAACTCTCAAGTTCACCAAAGAGGGTTGGGTGGCAGAGGACAAGGATGGCAAGATCTTGGCCGAGCATAAAAAGACAGGTGGCGAAGATCAAAACCTGCACCATACCAATTTGCACAATCACATTCGAAACGGTGAAACGCTCAATTGCCCTCCAGAGCTTGGGCTCGCGGGAGTCGTTGCCGTGAACATGGCCAATGAAAGTTGGAGATCGAGCAAGGTCATGGGGTGGGACAGCAAAAACCAAAAGATGGTTCCAGCCGATACCTTGTCACTCAGCCATGAACCCGAGGAAGTAACCGAACTGCCGTCGTAA
- a CDS encoding DUF1080 domain-containing protein, which yields MRKLIVGCALVLGAAFSPQPAFAIKEFGEAFGKKYVEASKSEDFKKLVTDAKCNVCHIDGENKKKRNPYGEALHDTGFDKDTLKPLLKSDPEKAKKEMDAIFAKVEELKAKGAEKTFGAKINAGELPGGDVKGKQPVGKLISFVSTAADEGFKSLFDGKSFSGWKVNENEKSWSIEDGAFVCQGERSHLFYVGDDKPFKNFHLKVEVKTMPNSNGGIYFHTKYQDANWPKHGFEVQVNNSYDKDPRRTSSLYAVKDVAEPAAKDNVWYTQEVIVQGKKVTLKVDGKTIVEYDEPAGTKPGKDFTRVIDEGTFALQCHDPGSRVYFRNIQVKRLD from the coding sequence ATGCGTAAATTGATCGTTGGATGCGCACTCGTTCTGGGTGCAGCTTTCTCACCTCAACCAGCATTTGCCATCAAAGAATTCGGCGAAGCGTTTGGCAAAAAATATGTAGAGGCCAGCAAAAGCGAGGACTTCAAGAAGCTGGTGACCGATGCCAAGTGCAATGTTTGCCATATCGACGGCGAGAACAAAAAGAAGCGAAATCCTTACGGCGAAGCGCTGCACGATACCGGGTTCGACAAGGACACGTTGAAGCCCTTGCTCAAGAGCGATCCGGAGAAGGCTAAGAAGGAAATGGATGCCATTTTCGCCAAGGTCGAAGAACTGAAGGCAAAGGGAGCCGAGAAGACTTTCGGCGCCAAGATCAATGCAGGGGAACTCCCTGGCGGCGATGTCAAAGGGAAACAACCCGTGGGAAAATTGATTTCCTTCGTTAGCACGGCGGCTGACGAAGGATTCAAATCGCTATTCGACGGGAAATCGTTCTCAGGTTGGAAGGTCAACGAGAACGAAAAGAGCTGGTCGATCGAAGACGGTGCTTTCGTTTGCCAAGGTGAACGAAGCCACTTGTTCTATGTGGGTGACGACAAACCCTTCAAGAATTTTCACTTGAAGGTAGAAGTCAAAACCATGCCGAACTCGAACGGCGGCATCTATTTCCACACCAAGTATCAGGACGCCAATTGGCCCAAGCATGGCTTTGAAGTCCAGGTCAACAATTCCTACGACAAAGATCCTCGCCGAACGAGCAGCTTGTACGCAGTCAAAGATGTGGCAGAACCGGCCGCAAAAGACAACGTATGGTACACTCAGGAAGTGATTGTCCAGGGTAAAAAGGTAACGCTGAAAGTCGACGGAAAGACGATTGTCGAGTACGACGAACCCGCTGGTACCAAGCCTGGCAAGGACTTCACGCGAGTAATCGACGAAGGGACTTTTGCACTCCAATGCCATGATCCCGGTAGCCGTGTTTACTTCCGCAATATTCAAGTAAAGCGACTCGATTAA
- a CDS encoding protein N-lysine methyltransferase family protein — translation MTSGIPENRQRFELLERIRRKVPVVETMTIIADQTTSWLQVTDPDKLLLTALERGEEGGFEVDPFWAAAWRAAVGMDRFLGQICGEVGETAWRQLSILELGGGSGRAGISAAMRGARVVITDASSTAMLVCRYNAWHMRDRVSVRRLDWRNRNQHLGLFPILVGSDIVYDPKLFPILEPCMRRHLHPHGAVYLSEPQRHTGERFQSWIQSAGWQLLEHYIDLEDGEKQIRIFECRLPK, via the coding sequence GTGACGTCGGGTATTCCCGAAAATCGGCAAAGATTCGAGTTGTTGGAAAGGATCCGCAGAAAAGTCCCCGTGGTGGAAACCATGACCATCATTGCCGATCAAACGACTTCTTGGCTGCAGGTCACCGATCCTGATAAGCTCTTGCTCACCGCGCTCGAGCGGGGGGAAGAAGGAGGATTCGAGGTGGATCCCTTTTGGGCAGCAGCATGGCGAGCAGCTGTCGGAATGGATCGTTTCCTCGGGCAGATTTGTGGGGAAGTGGGAGAGACCGCGTGGCGACAGCTATCGATCTTGGAGCTCGGGGGAGGAAGCGGTCGGGCAGGCATCTCTGCTGCGATGCGAGGAGCGCGCGTGGTCATCACCGATGCGTCTTCAACTGCTATGTTGGTCTGCCGATACAACGCATGGCACATGCGTGATCGCGTATCGGTTCGCCGTTTGGACTGGCGCAATAGGAATCAGCATTTAGGATTGTTTCCCATTCTCGTGGGTTCGGACATTGTGTACGACCCGAAACTGTTCCCCATCTTGGAACCTTGCATGCGACGCCATCTGCACCCGCATGGCGCGGTGTACCTCAGCGAACCGCAGAGGCACACGGGTGAACGATTTCAAAGCTGGATTCAATCCGCAGGCTGGCAACTTCTCGAGCACTATATCGACCTCGAAGATGGCGAAAAGCAAATCCGCATCTTCGAGTGTCGATTACCCAAGTAA
- a CDS encoding ABC transporter ATP-binding protein: protein MIKVSQLTKKYDEMYAIRDIDLELGQGDLFGFIGPNGAGKTTTMRIIATLLTPTYGEAYVCGYSIYTHPKEIRRMVGYMPDFFGVYDDMTVIEYLEFFAAAYRIAPHARRKRCDEMLEVVDLDFKRDAYANTLSRGQTQRLGLARVLLHDPAVLLLDEPLSGLDPRARIEMRALMRRLGGMGKTIIVSSHILPELADVCNKVGIIDSGVLIANDDVDAIIRKVSPNIVLLIEPGGPDQLDRAQAILAKQEPVAGVELQAPLLRVTLKPGVEDYSPLAAELVKQGVALRRFAPEEINLESAFMAFTKGAGSKI, encoded by the coding sequence GTGATCAAAGTATCGCAGCTGACGAAAAAGTATGACGAGATGTATGCGATTCGAGATATCGATCTTGAATTGGGGCAAGGGGATTTGTTTGGATTCATCGGGCCGAACGGTGCCGGGAAGACGACGACGATGCGGATCATCGCGACGTTGCTGACTCCGACGTACGGCGAGGCTTACGTGTGTGGTTACTCGATCTACACTCACCCGAAAGAAATTCGTCGCATGGTTGGATACATGCCAGACTTTTTCGGTGTGTACGACGACATGACAGTCATTGAGTACCTTGAATTTTTCGCCGCAGCGTACCGAATCGCGCCGCATGCTAGGCGGAAACGTTGCGACGAGATGTTGGAAGTCGTGGATTTGGATTTCAAACGAGATGCGTACGCGAACACATTGTCACGAGGACAGACCCAGCGATTAGGGCTAGCGCGAGTCTTGTTGCATGACCCAGCTGTCCTTTTGCTGGATGAACCTCTTAGCGGCTTGGATCCTCGCGCGAGAATCGAGATGCGAGCCTTGATGCGGAGGCTCGGGGGGATGGGCAAGACGATTATTGTCAGCAGCCACATCCTGCCGGAATTGGCCGACGTTTGCAACAAGGTGGGAATTATCGACTCAGGAGTGTTGATCGCCAACGATGATGTCGATGCGATTATTCGCAAAGTGAGTCCAAACATAGTCTTGCTGATCGAGCCGGGAGGGCCCGATCAATTGGATCGAGCCCAAGCAATCTTAGCGAAGCAGGAGCCGGTCGCGGGCGTTGAGTTGCAGGCTCCTCTTCTGCGGGTCACGCTCAAACCAGGAGTCGAGGATTACTCGCCTCTAGCGGCGGAACTAGTAAAGCAAGGGGTTGCGCTTCGGCGATTCGCACCGGAGGAAATCAACCTTGAGTCTGCCTTCATGGCGTTCACCAAAGGTGCTGGTTCGAAGATCTAG
- a CDS encoding 3-oxoacyl-ACP synthase III family protein encodes MLHSQIGPIAVHFPERVETNEELQARNPDWDLALIAEKTGIYSRTIAAADETASDLAVRAAEKLFRENGIDPKSIDFVLLCTQTPDYPLPTTACLIQDRLGLRIHCGALDFNLGCSGFVYGLSLAEGLIASGQCRRILLITAETYSKYILDDDRSIKPIFSDAAAATLIEAQEGIAINGFEFGTDGSGADTLIVADGGSRPLGCAIKPRNRKRWASRLYMDGPSLMSFTVGAIPQMVREMIAKQGLAPEQIDWFLMHQATRKMLEHLQTALHTNDDHLPIRLANRGNTVSCTLPILIDDLRQEGKLKPGDVSVLVGFGVGWSWAGCVWRV; translated from the coding sequence GTGCTTCATTCGCAAATAGGCCCCATCGCTGTCCATTTTCCGGAACGTGTCGAAACCAATGAGGAATTGCAGGCCCGCAACCCTGACTGGGACTTGGCACTGATTGCGGAAAAGACTGGGATCTACTCGAGAACGATTGCGGCGGCGGACGAGACGGCATCCGATCTAGCGGTGCGGGCTGCAGAGAAATTATTTCGTGAGAACGGGATTGATCCGAAGTCGATCGATTTTGTTCTTTTGTGCACGCAGACCCCCGATTATCCCCTTCCCACGACGGCTTGTTTGATCCAGGATCGCCTCGGTCTCCGAATCCATTGCGGAGCACTGGATTTCAATCTGGGATGCTCAGGGTTCGTGTACGGTTTGTCGCTGGCAGAGGGGTTGATTGCGAGCGGCCAGTGTCGGCGCATCTTGCTTATCACCGCCGAAACCTACTCCAAATACATCTTGGACGATGATCGGTCGATCAAGCCGATTTTCAGTGACGCCGCGGCGGCAACGCTGATCGAGGCTCAAGAGGGAATCGCGATCAACGGATTCGAATTTGGAACCGATGGCAGCGGGGCGGACACCCTGATCGTTGCCGATGGCGGATCGAGACCTCTCGGATGCGCCATCAAGCCTCGAAACCGAAAGCGCTGGGCGAGCCGTCTTTACATGGACGGTCCCAGCCTCATGAGCTTCACGGTTGGGGCGATTCCGCAAATGGTGCGCGAGATGATTGCAAAACAAGGCCTCGCACCGGAGCAGATCGATTGGTTCTTAATGCACCAAGCAACTCGAAAAATGCTCGAGCATTTGCAGACGGCACTTCATACCAATGACGACCATCTGCCGATCCGCTTGGCCAATCGAGGGAACACCGTGTCGTGCACCCTCCCTATCCTCATCGATGATCTTCGCCAGGAAGGCAAATTGAAACCGGGCGACGTGAGCGTCTTAGTCGGCTTCGGTGTTGGCTGGTCCTGGGCCGGATGCGTTTGGCGCGTTTGA
- a CDS encoding YybH family protein: protein MNRLFPLLLVLSLLASFPAEAKPQSPIEATKEIDSAIRAYVTAFNEQKLDTIALAWTPECVHVDRETGEKTLGRDSIRKDLEEVFAAPSKMRLSGQIQTIRLVRPDVAIVDGETTVSAMDIEPITNQFSAVLVKNDGKWQIDSMEEMPLPTPASASDSLSILAWMEGTWVDGAPGSQVFSSVRWSSNKAFLIRSMTEEVDGTVNNLGTQIIGWDPRSRQIRSWVFNADGSFGEGVWTKANETWMIKSSQTLADGSLSSGTYLLDRRSNDELTIQLVGHEVNGEMLPNSEPAVMKRVVAPNPITVPALEPAP from the coding sequence ATGAATCGATTGTTTCCACTCCTACTCGTCCTGAGCCTTCTCGCCTCATTTCCCGCTGAAGCAAAACCACAGTCGCCGATAGAGGCCACCAAGGAAATCGACTCAGCAATTCGTGCCTATGTCACGGCTTTCAACGAACAAAAACTCGATACCATCGCGCTGGCTTGGACGCCCGAATGCGTGCACGTAGACCGGGAGACCGGCGAAAAGACCCTCGGCCGCGATTCGATTCGAAAGGACTTGGAAGAGGTCTTTGCTGCTCCCTCCAAAATGCGACTCAGCGGACAGATTCAAACGATTCGCTTGGTCCGCCCCGATGTGGCGATAGTCGATGGCGAGACCACCGTTTCCGCGATGGATATCGAACCGATCACAAATCAGTTTTCTGCGGTGTTGGTGAAAAATGATGGAAAATGGCAGATCGATTCGATGGAGGAAATGCCTCTTCCAACGCCCGCTAGCGCTTCGGACTCGCTGAGCATTTTGGCTTGGATGGAAGGCACCTGGGTGGACGGTGCACCTGGCAGTCAGGTTTTTTCATCCGTGCGTTGGTCTAGTAACAAAGCATTTTTGATTCGTTCCATGACAGAAGAAGTAGACGGAACTGTCAACAACTTGGGCACGCAGATCATTGGTTGGGATCCGAGAAGTCGTCAAATCCGATCGTGGGTATTCAATGCGGACGGCTCTTTTGGCGAAGGAGTTTGGACGAAGGCGAACGAAACCTGGATGATCAAATCGAGTCAGACACTCGCGGACGGAAGTCTCTCGTCGGGGACTTATCTTCTCGATCGCCGAAGCAACGACGAACTCACGATTCAATTGGTGGGACACGAAGTCAACGGTGAGATGCTTCCCAATTCCGAACCTGCGGTGATGAAACGGGTCGTTGCACCGAACCCCATTACCGTACCGGCGCTAGAGCCAGCGCCTTAG
- a CDS encoding pirin family protein, translating into MFQVRKRDERGFADHGWLRTFHTFSFSDYQDPRHVQFRSLRVMNEDWIAPGQGFGTHPHRNMEIVTYVLEGALEHRDSMGNGEVLTPGEFQRMTAGSGITHSEFNPSATEPVHLYQIWLYPKERELEPSYEQKRFAPEEQFNRWRLVASPNGDEGSLLIHQDARIYLATLDSVASLEREFAPSRHGWLQVLRGAVDVEGHHLVAGDGMAVSDESIVRVKKASDPSQASEAIAEIMVFDLA; encoded by the coding sequence ATGTTTCAGGTCAGAAAACGAGATGAGCGGGGCTTTGCGGATCATGGTTGGTTGCGAACCTTCCATACTTTTTCCTTCTCGGATTACCAGGATCCGAGACACGTTCAGTTTCGGTCTTTGCGTGTGATGAACGAGGATTGGATTGCTCCCGGACAAGGCTTTGGGACCCACCCGCATCGGAATATGGAGATCGTCACCTACGTTCTGGAAGGAGCATTGGAGCATCGCGATTCGATGGGAAATGGCGAAGTCCTGACGCCGGGAGAGTTTCAACGCATGACCGCCGGAAGTGGAATCACTCACAGCGAGTTCAATCCTTCGGCGACTGAACCCGTCCACCTGTATCAGATTTGGCTGTATCCCAAAGAACGGGAGTTGGAACCGAGCTACGAACAAAAAAGGTTCGCTCCGGAAGAGCAGTTCAATCGATGGCGATTGGTGGCTTCTCCCAACGGCGATGAAGGCTCGTTATTGATCCATCAAGATGCCAGGATTTATCTTGCAACACTCGATAGCGTCGCATCGCTCGAGCGCGAGTTCGCACCGAGTAGACATGGATGGTTGCAAGTATTGCGAGGGGCTGTGGATGTCGAGGGGCACCATTTGGTAGCAGGCGATGGAATGGCGGTGAGCGACGAATCGATCGTTCGCGTTAAAAAAGCGAGCGATCCTTCGCAGGCGAGCGAAGCGATCGCGGAAATCATGGTATTTGATCTCGCATAG
- a CDS encoding TerB family tellurite resistance protein encodes MQHLDHLKNLVIMASADGALSEREIALLVDRCSEMGLEEADLGKAVAFALSDDASLKLPKAKNEQLAMLEDLMKIMAADGKLSEVEKRLFALAAAKMGIEKQELEGLIDRLVGKAS; translated from the coding sequence ATGCAACATCTCGATCACCTCAAGAATCTGGTCATCATGGCTTCCGCCGACGGCGCGTTGTCGGAACGGGAGATCGCCCTTTTGGTGGACCGTTGTAGCGAAATGGGACTCGAGGAAGCGGACTTGGGCAAAGCAGTGGCATTTGCACTCAGCGACGACGCTTCCTTGAAACTTCCAAAAGCGAAAAACGAGCAGCTCGCAATGCTCGAAGATCTGATGAAGATCATGGCTGCCGACGGAAAGCTAAGCGAAGTGGAAAAACGCCTCTTTGCCCTTGCGGCTGCGAAAATGGGAATCGAAAAACAGGAACTCGAGGGATTGATCGATCGATTGGTCGGAAAGGCGTCGTAA